A genomic segment from Streptomyces sp. NBC_00459 encodes:
- a CDS encoding C40 family peptidase, protein MTVRKAWIVASVAVGGTLSFVMLLVVGVYLVAGNVAGGVGSGSVALAKGAVPAAYSALVQKWGNLCPAINPALLAAQLYQESGFNPNAKSPAKAEGIAQFIPGTWASHGIDGDGDGDRDVWDPNDAIPSAASYDCELASYVKDAPGDPTHNMLAAYNAGAYAVIKYGGVPPYAETQNYVKTITTLQTSFAAPVGRVDPSEQAAGAINYAQEKLGTPYLWGGTGTAEQGGRFDCSGLTQAAYDSVGIQLPRVANDQYNAGAHPSRDELLPGDLVFFSDDLTNSRAIRHVGIYVGGGYMIDAPRTGAVIRFDPIDTPDYFGATRVTEDGAKALPTAV, encoded by the coding sequence TTGACGGTGCGTAAGGCATGGATCGTGGCGAGCGTGGCCGTCGGGGGCACCCTCAGCTTCGTGATGCTGCTCGTCGTGGGCGTCTATCTCGTCGCCGGAAACGTTGCCGGTGGGGTCGGGAGCGGGAGCGTCGCGCTGGCCAAGGGGGCCGTGCCGGCCGCGTATTCGGCGCTCGTGCAGAAGTGGGGCAATCTGTGCCCCGCCATCAATCCCGCCCTGCTCGCCGCACAGCTGTACCAGGAGAGCGGATTCAATCCGAATGCGAAGAGTCCGGCAAAGGCGGAAGGGATAGCGCAATTCATCCCCGGAACCTGGGCCTCGCACGGAATCGACGGCGACGGTGACGGCGACCGCGACGTATGGGACCCGAATGACGCGATTCCATCGGCCGCGTCGTACGACTGCGAGCTCGCCTCCTACGTGAAGGACGCCCCCGGAGACCCGACGCACAACATGCTCGCCGCTTACAACGCGGGGGCGTACGCCGTCATCAAATACGGGGGTGTACCGCCGTATGCGGAGACCCAGAACTATGTGAAGACCATCACCACGCTGCAGACGAGCTTTGCGGCTCCTGTGGGACGTGTCGACCCCTCCGAGCAGGCTGCCGGGGCGATCAACTACGCCCAGGAGAAGCTCGGCACGCCCTACCTCTGGGGCGGCACCGGTACCGCTGAGCAGGGCGGACGCTTCGACTGCTCCGGGCTCACCCAGGCCGCGTACGACAGTGTGGGCATCCAGCTGCCGCGCGTTGCGAACGACCAGTACAACGCCGGCGCGCATCCCTCGCGGGATGAACTGCTGCCGGGTGACCTTGTCTTCTTCTCCGACGATCTCACCAACTCCCGGGCCATCCGGCATGTCGGGATTTATGTGGGCGGCGGTTACATGATTGACGCGCCCCGGACCGGTGCGGTCATTCGGTTCGATCCGATCGACACCCCCGATTACTTCGGGGCGACGCGGGTCACCGAAGATGGCGCGAAAGCGTTGCCCACAGCGGTGTGA
- a CDS encoding Uma2 family endonuclease → MTHVEQRRKGAPCARTDPEVEAGGEVAQYGGLDAERDVGPPTDPVRAATEVEERRQRAMSVSPGASMYPRPRPGNLREIAERIEDATGLRVQILGGKLVMSPTPRGKHAGVVKQVRRQLEAVALPDGLDVYEVSSIALPEDPDDYATPDLIVLPVEWEEDDDWLADAADAALAVEVISQSEKSRDIRDKADWYAVVRVPVLFVIDPRKGTWALHTDPDNGAYRDVLPGKFGESVLLPEPFGVEIVTDGFPVYGEAPRAAPRSGG, encoded by the coding sequence GTGACGCACGTCGAACAGCGGCGGAAGGGGGCCCCGTGTGCACGTACGGACCCTGAGGTCGAGGCGGGGGGAGAAGTCGCACAGTACGGTGGATTGGACGCTGAGCGGGATGTCGGACCTCCCACCGACCCAGTTCGCGCAGCCACAGAGGTGGAGGAACGGAGGCAGCGAGCCATGTCCGTGTCGCCCGGTGCCTCCATGTACCCGCGACCCCGGCCGGGGAATCTGCGCGAGATCGCCGAGAGGATCGAGGACGCGACGGGTCTGCGGGTGCAGATCCTGGGAGGAAAGCTCGTGATGTCACCTACTCCGCGTGGAAAACACGCGGGTGTGGTCAAGCAGGTGCGTCGGCAGCTTGAGGCGGTCGCTCTGCCTGACGGTCTGGATGTGTACGAGGTGTCCTCGATCGCTCTGCCCGAGGATCCGGACGACTACGCGACGCCGGACCTGATCGTGCTTCCCGTCGAATGGGAGGAGGACGACGACTGGCTGGCCGACGCCGCGGACGCCGCACTCGCCGTCGAGGTCATCTCCCAGTCCGAGAAGTCCCGGGACATCAGAGACAAGGCCGACTGGTACGCCGTCGTTCGCGTGCCTGTTCTCTTTGTCATCGATCCCAGGAAGGGCACTTGGGCTCTGCATACAGACCCGGACAACGGCGCCTACCGTGACGTGCTGCCGGGCAAGTTCGGGGAGTCCGTGCTGCTGCCCGAGCCGTTCGGCGTCGAGATCGTGACCGACGGCTTTCCCGTGTACGGCGAGGCTCCGCGGGCGGCTCCCAGATCCGGGGGATGA
- a CDS encoding ATP-binding protein codes for MATVSPPCNYTLQLPRDPRSPGIGRATVRTVLAARGLGEAIPAAELVASELLTNAHQHTNGPYALRIVQLGESGRLRLAVWDTDPRVPPGFRAEGDPVSVPSVDGERGRGLHLVRACADALGVSVLRELGASKGGKLLWAECQWGGLG; via the coding sequence ATGGCCACCGTATCGCCGCCCTGCAACTACACCCTTCAACTCCCGCGCGATCCACGCTCGCCGGGTATCGGCCGCGCGACCGTGCGGACCGTTCTGGCAGCGCGGGGGCTCGGCGAAGCCATTCCCGCCGCCGAGCTCGTCGCGTCCGAGCTGCTCACCAACGCCCACCAGCACACCAACGGGCCGTACGCCCTGCGCATCGTTCAACTCGGCGAGTCCGGCCGGCTTCGGCTCGCCGTCTGGGACACCGATCCGAGGGTGCCGCCGGGGTTCCGGGCCGAGGGCGACCCCGTCTCCGTACCGTCGGTGGACGGTGAACGCGGCCGGGGGCTTCATCTCGTACGGGCGTGTGCGGACGCGTTGGGTGTGTCCGTGCTGCGGGAACTGGGGGCGTCCAAGGGCGGGAAGCTGCTGTGGGCCGAGTGTCAGTGGGGTGGCCTAGGGTGA
- a CDS encoding phosphatase PAP2 family protein: protein MAGLAETGSNPDVDLLYDINGLAKDAPRWFDRVVEVVGEYGLLVAMVLVVVCCWWSVRRRGGDDAAVSVAALIWAPLAAGIAVLVNIPIRGFVERPRPFLDHQGLEVLVSGKTDYSFVSDHATITMAMGVGLFVANRKFGLVGIGLALVEGFCRVYMGVHYPTDVVGGFALGTAVALLLSPLAMALLTPVTRAVEGSGWGRVLIRARRAGSGVGGGAAVVPGARAAEAGAGAGERDLAA from the coding sequence ATGGCTGGACTCGCCGAAACCGGGTCGAACCCCGACGTCGACCTTCTCTACGACATCAATGGTCTCGCCAAGGACGCGCCCCGGTGGTTCGACCGGGTGGTCGAGGTCGTGGGCGAGTACGGGCTGTTGGTCGCCATGGTTCTTGTCGTGGTGTGCTGCTGGTGGAGTGTGCGGCGGCGGGGCGGGGACGACGCGGCAGTGTCCGTGGCCGCGTTGATCTGGGCGCCGCTGGCCGCGGGCATCGCCGTGCTCGTGAACATTCCGATACGGGGGTTCGTGGAGCGGCCTCGTCCGTTTCTCGATCATCAGGGGCTTGAGGTTCTTGTCTCCGGGAAGACCGACTACTCGTTCGTGAGCGATCACGCGACGATCACCATGGCGATGGGGGTCGGACTGTTCGTGGCGAACCGGAAGTTCGGGCTGGTGGGGATAGGGCTCGCGCTGGTGGAGGGGTTCTGCCGGGTGTACATGGGGGTGCACTACCCGACCGATGTGGTGGGCGGGTTCGCGCTGGGGACCGCGGTCGCGTTGTTGTTGTCGCCGCTGGCCATGGCGCTTCTTACTCCGGTGACCCGGGCTGTCGAGGGGTCGGGGTGGGGCCGGGTGTTGATTCGGGCTCGGAGGGCGGGCTCGGGTGTGGGTGGTGGGGCTGCTGTGGTTCCGGGGGCTCGGGCGGCCGAGGCCGGGGCTGGGGCCGGAGAGCGGGATTTGGCGGCGTAG
- a CDS encoding serine protease gives MKRLTRPRGNRRHALLPVVALLAVTSASGAAHGSAVTKPFGVAGSAGAARAVPRSARVGALFSGDLEGGHFCTASVVRSGGRDLILTAAHCLSGDGDTDVVFAPGYRNGRAPYGLWRVTRTFVPGAWSDRSDEDSDFAFAVVASKDGQDLEDAVGANPLVPGRATGASSVVVTGYPNVRETPLSCTNRPTAQSRTQQRIDCPGFTDGTSGSPWVDEEGEVVGVLGGFEQGGSTDDVSYSAVLGSAAASLYRAATGGTGGTRASGSAGSP, from the coding sequence ATGAAGCGCCTCACTCGTCCCCGTGGCAACCGGCGGCACGCTCTGCTTCCCGTTGTCGCGCTGCTCGCCGTCACCTCTGCTTCCGGTGCGGCCCACGGCAGTGCCGTGACCAAGCCCTTCGGTGTTGCCGGTTCGGCCGGTGCCGCCCGTGCGGTGCCGCGCAGTGCCCGGGTGGGGGCCCTGTTCAGCGGCGACCTGGAGGGCGGGCACTTCTGTACGGCCTCCGTCGTGCGCAGTGGTGGACGGGATCTGATACTCACCGCCGCCCACTGTCTGAGCGGGGACGGGGACACCGATGTCGTCTTCGCGCCGGGGTATCGGAACGGGCGGGCGCCTTACGGGCTGTGGCGGGTGACCAGGACCTTCGTTCCGGGGGCCTGGAGCGATCGCTCCGACGAGGACAGCGACTTCGCCTTTGCCGTCGTCGCCTCGAAGGACGGGCAGGATCTTGAGGATGCCGTGGGGGCCAACCCCTTGGTTCCCGGGCGGGCCACCGGGGCCAGCTCCGTCGTCGTCACCGGGTATCCCAACGTGCGGGAGACGCCCCTCAGCTGTACCAACCGGCCCACCGCGCAGAGCCGTACGCAGCAGCGCATCGACTGTCCCGGCTTCACCGACGGGACGAGTGGGAGTCCCTGGGTGGACGAGGAAGGGGAGGTGGTGGGCGTGCTCGGCGGGTTCGAGCAGGGGGGCTCGACCGATGACGTGTCCTACAGCGCTGTGCTCGGGAGTGCGGCTGCTTCGTTGTACCGGGCGGCCACCGGTGGCACCGGTGGCACTCGTGCCTCTGGATCCGCCGGCTCCCCGTGA
- a CDS encoding helix-turn-helix domain-containing protein: MPVRNSPTGRQLRLGAELRKLRERAGLTSTQAAQLLGMKQAQVSNMETARLGVSAERVRTLADHYTCPDKALVEAIAAMTGDRKRGWWEEHRETLSPSLLDLAELEHHARSLRDSTTARIPGLLQTREYALEIFRQAVTELPPPDIENRLSFRIKRQAILFREDEPTPYEAVIHEAALRMKVGGSAIARQQLRHLLDMSDRGHITLRAITFDVGAYPGSGQSIHYAHGPVPELDTVYLDQAHGLAFLDAEAELRKYRTLFDRIEAIALDPEKTRNLIHTVMRDL, translated from the coding sequence ATGCCCGTGAGGAACAGCCCGACGGGACGTCAACTCCGGCTTGGCGCCGAGCTGCGCAAACTGCGCGAGCGCGCAGGCCTGACGTCAACGCAGGCCGCCCAGTTGCTCGGTATGAAGCAGGCGCAGGTCAGCAACATGGAGACCGCACGGCTGGGCGTGAGCGCCGAGCGCGTACGCACCCTGGCAGACCACTACACCTGCCCGGACAAGGCCCTCGTCGAGGCGATCGCGGCAATGACCGGCGATCGGAAACGCGGCTGGTGGGAGGAGCACCGCGAGACGCTCTCCCCCTCGCTCCTGGACCTCGCCGAACTCGAACACCACGCCCGGTCGTTGCGAGACTCCACCACCGCACGCATCCCCGGCCTTCTCCAGACGCGCGAGTACGCGCTGGAGATCTTCCGCCAGGCGGTCACGGAACTCCCACCGCCCGACATCGAGAACCGTCTGTCGTTCCGCATCAAGCGCCAGGCGATCCTCTTCCGCGAAGACGAACCCACGCCGTACGAGGCGGTCATCCACGAGGCCGCCCTACGCATGAAGGTCGGCGGCTCCGCGATTGCCCGGCAGCAGCTGCGACACCTGCTCGACATGAGCGACCGAGGCCACATCACCCTGCGCGCCATCACCTTCGACGTCGGCGCCTACCCGGGGTCCGGCCAGTCGATCCACTACGCACACGGCCCGGTGCCGGAGCTGGACACCGTCTATCTCGACCAGGCTCACGGCCTCGCCTTCCTGGACGCCGAGGCGGAGTTGCGCAAGTACCGCACGCTGTTCGACCGTATCGAGGCCATCGCGCTCGACCCGGAGAAGACCCGGAACCTCATCCACACCGTGATGCGAGACCTGTGA
- a CDS encoding SCO6880 family protein: MTTESHVVSPRRTYLIGRARPNAIVGRNRESGEIALIIAGAFLGMVCGLVVPVLALRIVLLTGFPMLALAVVYVPYKRRTFYKWFEINRSYKRALRQGTAYRSSVMEAGTQIDGREVEIGPPPGIGRINWLAAPFGPDEIAVLLHADRRTVTAAIEIEGPGVGLRDSEDQEALVDRFGTLLKHVANGDGFVTRLQMLARTLPADPDAHAKDVAVRGDEKSPPWLQHSYDQLQSMVSTSSEQHRAYLVACMHFNRELAAEAHTMARAARPHGGRKVDRDAGLAVVMARELTDICSRLQEADIRVRQPLGQGRLASLIHSMYDPDHPIDHLQAMTKRNAWPAELDAMEPTYLQAKTRESSTRAPWCHSTAWVKEWPMTPVGVNFLAPLLVHTPDVIRTVAVTMDLEPTEVAIERMLTEKTNDDAEASRAAKMNRTVDPRDVASHNRIDQRGEDLASGAAGVNLVGYITVSSRSPEALARDKRTIRASAGKSYLKLEWCDREHHRAFVNTLPFATGIRR; this comes from the coding sequence TTGACGACCGAGTCCCACGTGGTCTCGCCCCGCCGTACGTATCTCATCGGCCGCGCCCGCCCGAACGCGATCGTCGGCCGCAACCGCGAGTCCGGCGAGATCGCGCTCATCATCGCGGGCGCCTTCCTCGGCATGGTGTGCGGCCTGGTCGTACCCGTTCTGGCCCTGCGCATCGTGCTGCTGACCGGCTTCCCGATGCTGGCACTCGCGGTGGTGTACGTCCCGTACAAGCGCCGCACGTTCTACAAGTGGTTCGAGATCAACCGCAGTTACAAGAGAGCGCTCCGCCAGGGCACGGCCTACCGCAGCTCCGTCATGGAGGCCGGCACCCAGATCGACGGCCGCGAGGTCGAGATCGGCCCGCCCCCCGGCATCGGCCGCATCAACTGGCTCGCGGCCCCGTTCGGCCCGGACGAGATCGCCGTACTCCTGCACGCGGACCGCCGTACGGTGACCGCGGCCATCGAGATCGAGGGCCCCGGCGTCGGCCTGCGCGACAGCGAGGACCAGGAGGCCCTCGTCGACCGCTTCGGCACGCTGCTCAAGCACGTGGCGAACGGCGACGGCTTCGTCACCCGCCTCCAGATGCTCGCCCGCACCCTCCCCGCCGACCCGGACGCGCACGCCAAGGACGTGGCCGTACGCGGCGACGAGAAGTCACCGCCGTGGCTGCAGCACTCGTACGACCAGCTCCAGTCCATGGTGTCGACGAGCAGCGAGCAGCACCGCGCCTACCTCGTCGCCTGTATGCACTTCAACCGCGAACTCGCCGCCGAGGCCCACACGATGGCCCGCGCGGCGCGTCCCCACGGCGGCCGCAAGGTCGACCGGGACGCGGGCCTCGCGGTGGTCATGGCCCGCGAACTGACGGACATCTGCTCCCGGCTCCAGGAGGCGGACATCCGCGTCCGACAGCCCCTCGGCCAGGGCAGGCTGGCCTCCCTCATCCACTCCATGTACGACCCGGACCACCCGATCGACCACCTCCAGGCGATGACGAAGCGCAACGCCTGGCCGGCCGAACTGGACGCCATGGAGCCCACGTACCTCCAGGCGAAGACCCGCGAGTCGTCGACGCGCGCCCCCTGGTGCCACTCCACCGCGTGGGTGAAGGAATGGCCGATGACCCCGGTCGGCGTCAACTTCCTGGCCCCGCTCCTCGTCCACACCCCGGACGTCATCCGCACGGTGGCCGTCACGATGGACCTCGAACCCACCGAGGTGGCCATCGAACGCATGCTGACGGAAAAGACGAACGACGACGCCGAGGCAAGCCGCGCCGCCAAGATGAACCGCACGGTCGACCCCCGCGACGTGGCCTCCCACAACCGCATCGACCAGCGCGGCGAGGACCTCGCGAGCGGCGCGGCCGGCGTGAACCTGGTCGGCTACATCACCGTCTCCTCCCGCTCCCCCGAGGCCCTGGCGCGCGACAAGCGCACGATCAGGGCGTCGGCGGGCAAGTCGTACCTGAAGCTGGAGTGGTGCGACAGAGAGCACCACCGAGCGTTCGTCAACACCCTCCCGTTCGCCACCGGAATCCGAAGGTAG
- a CDS encoding ATP-binding protein has protein sequence MRDPLTALTDTFTSFLFGKIESTRLPVRTSTGQAQAVYLPTAAPGLGDSGVIIGREVYSGKGYIYDPFQLYGQQLPAPHWLVLGESGNGKSALEKTYVLRQLRFRDRQVVVLDAQGEDGVGEWNLIAEELGITPIRLDPMAALDMGIRLNPLDPAITTTGQLALLRTIIEVAMGHGLDERSGFALKVAHAYVNETIVERQPVLTDIVEQLRHPEPESAEAMNVAIDDVRAWGLDVALVLDRLVDGDLRGMFDGPTTIGIDLDAPLIVFDLSHIDRNSIAMPILMAIIGVWLEHTWIRPDRKKRIFLVEEAWHIISSPFVAQLFQRLLKFGRRLGLSFVAVVHHLSDVVDGAAAKEASAILKMASTRTIYAQKADEARATGRVIGLPRWAVEIIPTLTPGIAVWDVNGNVQVVKHLVTETERALVFTDRAMTESSRDLDLTDDALRAAELEAEERAAAFVEQHLNDLDDSSESTVA, from the coding sequence ATGCGGGATCCGCTGACCGCCCTCACCGACACCTTCACGTCCTTCCTCTTCGGCAAGATCGAGTCGACCCGCCTGCCCGTCCGCACCTCCACGGGCCAGGCCCAGGCCGTCTACCTCCCCACGGCCGCCCCCGGCCTCGGCGACTCCGGCGTCATCATCGGCCGCGAGGTCTACTCCGGGAAGGGCTACATCTACGACCCCTTCCAGCTGTACGGCCAGCAACTCCCCGCCCCGCACTGGCTGGTGCTCGGCGAGTCGGGCAACGGCAAATCAGCCCTGGAGAAGACCTACGTCCTACGCCAACTCCGCTTCCGGGACCGCCAGGTGGTCGTCCTGGACGCACAGGGCGAGGACGGCGTCGGCGAATGGAACCTCATCGCGGAGGAGTTGGGGATAACCCCCATCCGCCTGGACCCGATGGCCGCCCTGGACATGGGGATCCGCCTCAACCCCCTCGACCCCGCCATCACGACAACGGGCCAGCTCGCCCTGCTCCGCACGATCATCGAAGTGGCGATGGGCCACGGCCTGGACGAACGCTCCGGCTTCGCCCTCAAGGTCGCGCACGCCTACGTCAACGAGACGATCGTCGAACGGCAGCCGGTACTGACGGACATCGTCGAGCAGCTCCGCCACCCCGAACCGGAGTCGGCGGAAGCGATGAACGTCGCCATAGACGATGTACGGGCCTGGGGCCTCGACGTGGCCCTGGTCCTGGACCGCCTGGTCGACGGCGACCTGCGAGGCATGTTCGACGGCCCGACGACGATCGGCATCGACCTCGACGCCCCCCTGATCGTCTTCGACCTGTCCCACATCGACCGCAACTCCATCGCCATGCCGATCCTCATGGCGATCATCGGCGTGTGGCTGGAGCACACCTGGATCCGCCCCGACCGGAAGAAGCGCATCTTCCTGGTCGAGGAGGCCTGGCACATCATCAGCAGCCCGTTCGTGGCCCAACTCTTCCAGCGCCTGCTGAAGTTCGGCCGCCGCCTCGGCCTGTCCTTCGTAGCGGTCGTCCACCACTTGAGCGACGTGGTGGACGGAGCGGCGGCGAAGGAGGCCTCGGCGATCCTCAAAATGGCGTCGACGAGGACGATCTACGCCCAGAAGGCCGACGAGGCAAGGGCGACGGGTCGCGTCATCGGCCTACCCCGCTGGGCGGTGGAAATCATCCCGACCCTGACACCGGGCATCGCCGTCTGGGACGTCAACGGCAACGTCCAGGTCGTCAAACACCTGGTCACGGAGACGGAACGCGCCCTCGTCTTCACGGACCGGGCGATGACGGAGTCGTCCCGCGACCTGGACCTGACCGACGACGCCCTGAGAGCCGCGGAACTGGAGGCCGAGGAACGCGCGGCGGCCTTCGTCGAGCAGCACCTCAACGACCTCGACGACTCCTCCGAGTCCACGGTCGCGTGA
- a CDS encoding DUF397 domain-containing protein, translating to MTPHWQKSSYCSEGASCIHIATTPTTPRTIHLTESGDPTGAILTTTPAAFHALLATLKTDTPPPKATAPAIEVTLGQTPDTHVRLRSATAPDTVVTTDRGKWHAFVLGVRAGEFDHFA from the coding sequence ATGACCCCGCACTGGCAGAAGTCGTCGTACTGCTCCGAGGGCGCCTCCTGCATACACATCGCCACCACCCCCACCACCCCCCGAACAATCCACCTCACCGAATCCGGCGACCCCACAGGAGCGATACTCACCACCACCCCAGCCGCCTTCCACGCGCTCCTCGCCACCCTCAAGACCGACACGCCCCCGCCGAAGGCAACCGCCCCCGCGATCGAAGTCACCCTCGGCCAAACGCCCGACACCCACGTCCGCCTCCGCTCGGCCACCGCCCCCGACACGGTCGTCACCACGGACCGCGGCAAATGGCACGCCTTCGTCCTGGGCGTACGAGCAGGCGAGTTCGACCACTTCGCCTGA
- a CDS encoding S53 family peptidase, translated as MRTSPPSSQSTHGRWRRIGTAAVATAALALAGLGTAAQAGAAAAPQKVTAKTIAAQVAKAHVSYTSQCDATPAKGFASCNALRVTGGTTAFQEAQAAKKGTAPATIKPNATSATPTGYGPSDLQDAYGLTDAADSNGSGETIAIVDAYDDPNAASDLAAYRSYYGLSACTVANGCFKKVSQTGSTTSLPTADSGWAGEISLDLDMASAICPNCNILLVEAKSSSMANLGTAVNRAVTLGAKYVSNSYGGSESSSDTSYDSSYFNHPGVAITVSAGDEGYGAEYPAASKYVTSVGGTKLSTSSTTRGWTESVWKTSSTEGTGSGCSSYDAKPTWQTDATCTKRMISDVSAVADPATGVSVYDTYGDGTGWVTYGGTSASAPIIAGVYALAGTPGSSDYPASYPYAAAGTSALNDVTSGNNGTCTTSYYCTARSGYDGPTGWGTPQGLDAFTG; from the coding sequence TTGCGTACGTCACCCCCCAGCAGCCAGTCCACGCACGGCAGATGGCGCCGCATAGGCACCGCCGCCGTAGCCACGGCAGCGCTCGCCCTCGCCGGACTCGGCACCGCGGCCCAGGCCGGCGCCGCCGCGGCACCCCAGAAGGTCACCGCCAAGACCATCGCCGCCCAGGTCGCCAAGGCCCATGTGAGCTACACCAGCCAGTGTGACGCGACACCGGCGAAGGGCTTCGCGTCCTGCAACGCCCTGCGCGTCACCGGCGGCACCACCGCCTTCCAGGAGGCACAGGCGGCGAAGAAGGGCACCGCACCCGCGACCATCAAGCCGAACGCCACCTCGGCCACCCCCACCGGTTACGGCCCCAGCGACCTCCAGGACGCCTACGGACTGACCGACGCCGCCGACTCCAACGGCTCGGGCGAGACCATCGCGATCGTCGACGCCTACGACGACCCGAACGCGGCCTCCGACCTGGCGGCCTACCGCTCGTACTACGGTCTCTCCGCCTGCACCGTCGCCAACGGCTGCTTCAAGAAGGTCAGCCAGACCGGCTCGACGACCTCCCTCCCCACCGCCGACAGCGGCTGGGCAGGTGAGATCTCCCTCGACCTCGACATGGCCAGCGCGATCTGCCCGAACTGCAACATCCTGCTGGTCGAGGCCAAGTCGTCCTCGATGGCCAACCTCGGCACCGCCGTCAACCGCGCGGTCACCCTGGGCGCCAAGTACGTCTCCAACAGCTACGGCGGCTCGGAGTCCTCCTCCGACACCAGCTACGACAGCTCGTACTTCAACCACCCCGGCGTCGCCATCACGGTCAGCGCGGGCGACGAGGGCTACGGCGCCGAGTACCCGGCCGCCTCCAAGTACGTCACCTCCGTCGGCGGCACCAAGCTCTCCACCTCCTCCACCACCCGCGGCTGGACCGAGAGCGTCTGGAAGACCAGCAGCACCGAGGGCACCGGCTCCGGCTGCTCCTCGTACGACGCGAAGCCGACCTGGCAGACCGACGCGACCTGCACCAAGCGCATGATCTCCGACGTCTCCGCCGTGGCCGACCCCGCGACCGGCGTCTCGGTCTACGACACCTACGGCGACGGCACCGGCTGGGTCACCTACGGCGGCACCAGCGCCTCCGCCCCGATCATCGCGGGCGTCTACGCCCTCGCCGGCACCCCCGGCAGCAGCGACTACCCGGCCTCGTACCCCTACGCGGCGGCCGGCACCTCGGCCCTCAACGACGTGACCTCGGGCAACAACGGCACCTGCACCACCAGCTACTACTGCACCGCCAGGTCCGGCTACGACGGCCCGACCGGCTGGGGCACCCCGCAGGGCCTGGACGCCTTCACCGGCTGA